The following proteins come from a genomic window of Candidatus Latescibacterota bacterium:
- the speB gene encoding agmatinase has translation MININKLPGRTDDTRIIFAGLPFDHNSSFMKGPADAPPKIREALFSSSSTMWSESGIDLGEKGLVVDAGDLGVSVDGAFTAIGKLVNSILDSGAVPFFLGGDHSVTWPIFEALNTRVPRIDILHFDAHPDLYDNLDDNRESHACPFARIMEKGTVGRLVQVGIRSTTGHQIEQAARFGVETISMQEIHSADGSISGLKEKLIFDNPLYISFDIDALDPAFAPGVSHFEPGGLTSRQAISFIQSLSAPSIAGADIVEYNPDRDRSDVTAYLCAKIFKEIAARIIAPG, from the coding sequence ATGATAAACATTAATAAACTGCCCGGCAGGACTGATGATACCAGAATCATCTTCGCCGGCCTTCCATTCGACCACAATTCTTCTTTTATGAAGGGTCCGGCTGACGCTCCTCCGAAGATCAGAGAGGCCCTTTTCTCGAGTTCATCGACCATGTGGTCGGAATCAGGTATAGACCTCGGCGAGAAGGGTCTTGTCGTAGACGCGGGAGACCTGGGTGTTTCCGTCGACGGCGCCTTCACAGCTATCGGGAAACTTGTCAACTCCATCCTCGACTCAGGCGCAGTACCATTCTTTCTCGGTGGAGACCATTCAGTGACCTGGCCGATCTTCGAGGCGTTGAACACACGCGTTCCCCGGATCGACATCCTGCATTTCGACGCACATCCGGATCTATACGACAATCTCGACGACAACCGGGAATCCCACGCATGCCCCTTTGCCAGGATCATGGAGAAAGGGACGGTAGGGCGACTCGTACAGGTCGGCATCCGATCTACGACAGGGCACCAGATAGAACAGGCCGCGAGGTTCGGCGTTGAGACCATCTCCATGCAGGAGATCCATTCCGCGGACGGATCCATTTCCGGACTGAAAGAAAAACTGATATTCGACAATCCTCTCTATATATCGTTCGATATCGACGCGCTCGACCCGGCTTTCGCGCCGGGTGTATCACATTTTGAACCGGGCGGACTGACGTCCAGGCAGGCTATATCATTCATCCAGTCTCTGTCAGCCCCATCTATCGCGGGAGCAGATATTGTCGAGTATAATCCGGACCGGGACAGATCAGATGTCACGGCGTACCTTTGTGCCAAGATATTCAAGGAAATCGCAGCAAGAATAATCGCTCCCGGATGA
- a CDS encoding methyltransferase domain-containing protein, with protein MSIPENTSKNTHNVVMRLLEENLSVKRTDTPAAPEDNAEKLCSPLCGARILDIPCGAGAFTDRLLRAKAEVHSADIENILQIQAGNFSQADMNDTLPYDDEFFDAIVCIDGIEHLEKPTDFIRETVRTLSPGGTLILSTPNISSLRSRSRFLFTGHHNKCKTPLDESNPGPLHHISMFTFPEIRYMLHTNSIKIDKIVTNRIKVASFPYMLLVPFAWLATKASYSKNEKDRGCRKTNREIFRQLFSGPVLLGETLIVSARKA; from the coding sequence ATGTCGATTCCAGAAAACACGTCGAAAAACACGCACAATGTCGTGATGCGCCTGCTCGAGGAAAACCTGTCCGTGAAACGGACTGACACCCCGGCAGCCCCCGAAGATAATGCCGAGAAACTTTGTTCGCCCCTCTGCGGCGCAAGGATACTCGATATCCCATGTGGTGCAGGAGCCTTTACGGACAGGCTGCTGCGAGCGAAGGCCGAAGTACATTCCGCGGACATCGAAAACATCCTGCAGATCCAGGCCGGCAATTTCAGCCAGGCAGACATGAACGACACTCTCCCCTATGATGATGAGTTCTTTGACGCTATCGTCTGCATCGATGGCATCGAACACCTTGAGAAACCGACTGATTTCATACGTGAGACCGTCAGGACTCTCAGTCCGGGGGGAACTCTCATACTGTCCACTCCGAATATCAGCTCCCTGAGGTCCAGAAGCAGGTTCCTTTTCACCGGCCATCATAACAAGTGCAAGACTCCACTCGATGAAAGTAATCCAGGTCCTCTGCACCACATATCGATGTTCACATTTCCGGAAATCAGATACATGCTTCACACGAACAGTATAAAAATCGACAAAATCGTCACGAACAGGATCAAGGTCGCTTCCTTCCCGTATATGCTTCTCGTGCCATTCGCGTGGCTGGCTACAAAGGCGAGTTATTCGAAAAACGAAAAAGACAGGGGCTGCCGAAAAACGAATCGGGAGATATTCCGGCAACTTTTCTCCGGACCAGTCCTCCTGGGCGAGACATTGATCGTTTCAGCGAGAAAGGCCTGA
- a CDS encoding glycosyltransferase: protein MDRRTICFFNSTRAWGGGEKWHFDMITKLDPDRYRVIAVADRAGELYSRLSRVNIPLHGVTVSNISFLSPLRVRKIVELLASEKVDTIIMNLPSDLKLAGPAAASAGVRNIIYRRGSAIPVRNSWLNRRLFGKYITGIIANSKETKRTILMKNPGLFDPDRIKVIYNGLDIVEWDDTPESRIYQAQPGEIVIGNAGRMVKQKGQESLIKIAVGLKEEGLDFRLLIAGDGPLRQRLEAMAEKAGVSDRTVFTGFVRNMKSFMESLDIFVLTSLWEGFGYVIVEAMAAARPVVAFNNSSNPEIINDGETGILVSSIDKMAKSIISLSSDSERIRRLGNNGRLSLESMFSMNKAVTRLQKYIDDLDN, encoded by the coding sequence ATGGATCGAAGGACCATATGCTTCTTTAACAGCACAAGAGCCTGGGGCGGAGGCGAAAAATGGCACTTCGACATGATCACGAAACTCGATCCCGACAGGTACCGGGTCATCGCTGTAGCAGACAGAGCTGGAGAACTTTATTCGAGACTCTCCAGGGTCAATATCCCTCTTCATGGAGTCACCGTCTCAAATATCAGCTTTCTGTCGCCTTTAAGGGTGAGGAAGATCGTTGAACTACTCGCCTCAGAAAAAGTTGATACGATCATCATGAACCTTCCTTCCGATCTCAAGCTTGCCGGCCCTGCCGCCGCATCGGCAGGTGTCCGGAACATCATCTATCGCAGGGGGAGTGCCATCCCAGTACGTAACAGCTGGCTCAACCGAAGGCTGTTCGGCAAATACATCACCGGGATCATAGCCAATTCGAAAGAGACAAAAAGAACTATCCTGATGAAAAATCCCGGCCTTTTTGATCCAGACAGGATCAAAGTGATCTACAACGGCCTCGATATCGTCGAATGGGATGACACGCCCGAATCAAGGATCTACCAGGCTCAGCCGGGAGAGATCGTCATAGGCAACGCGGGCAGGATGGTAAAGCAGAAGGGGCAGGAATCACTTATAAAGATCGCAGTAGGACTGAAAGAAGAGGGCCTTGATTTCAGGTTGCTGATCGCCGGCGACGGGCCGCTCCGCCAGAGACTTGAAGCTATGGCGGAAAAAGCAGGAGTTTCAGACAGGACGGTCTTTACCGGATTCGTCCGCAACATGAAAAGCTTCATGGAGAGCCTGGATATCTTCGTTCTCACCTCTTTATGGGAGGGCTTCGGCTACGTAATCGTAGAAGCCATGGCTGCGGCCAGGCCAGTGGTGGCGTTCAATAACAGCAGCAACCCCGAGATCATCAACGATGGGGAAACGGGCATCCTCGTTTCATCCATCGATAAGATGGCAAAAAGTATCATTTCACTTTCTTCGGATTCAGAGAGAATAAGGCGGCTGGGTAATAATGGAAGACTCTCTCTCGAATCAATGTTCAGCATGAATAAAGCTGTCACCAGACTGCAAAAGTATATCGACGATTTAGATAACTAG